The proteins below are encoded in one region of Tessaracoccus aquimaris:
- a CDS encoding ABC transporter permease has translation MSERYGHDRRVGLGKRITSSNLFWPLVALLALFVANTIASPNFLKITWLDGHLFGSLINLMRSSAPLMLVALGMTLVIATRGIDLSVGAVLAISGAVALSYIAGAPDPASPATVAVAVLIALALSAVLGLLNGLLVAVLGIQPIIATLILMTAGRGIAMLITGGLITTVNSAPYKWLGSGWLLGLPVAGWIAVVVFVVLLLLTRRGALGMLIEAVGINPDAARIAGVWSRLIIWMVYVLSGLFAGMAGILSSADVMAADANNAGMMIEMDAILAVVIGGTALSGGKFSLSGTFVGVLVISTLTLTVTMLGISPLVTPLFKAIIVLIVMLLQSPRARTTFEAWSRRTAFRKKEAVA, from the coding sequence ATGAGCGAACGCTACGGCCACGACAGGCGCGTCGGGCTCGGGAAGAGGATCACCTCCAGCAACCTGTTCTGGCCCCTCGTGGCGCTGCTTGCGCTGTTCGTCGCCAACACGATCGCCAGCCCCAACTTCCTCAAGATCACCTGGCTCGACGGCCACCTGTTCGGCTCGCTGATCAACCTGATGCGCAGTTCCGCGCCGCTGATGCTTGTCGCGCTCGGCATGACGCTGGTGATCGCGACCCGCGGCATCGACCTGTCGGTCGGGGCGGTGCTTGCGATCTCCGGAGCCGTCGCGCTCTCCTACATCGCCGGCGCACCCGACCCCGCGTCCCCCGCGACGGTCGCCGTCGCGGTGCTGATCGCGCTTGCGCTCTCGGCGGTCCTCGGCCTGCTCAACGGCCTCCTCGTGGCGGTGCTCGGCATCCAACCCATCATCGCGACCCTGATCCTGATGACGGCGGGCCGCGGCATCGCCATGCTGATCACCGGTGGTCTGATCACCACCGTCAACAGCGCCCCCTACAAGTGGCTCGGCTCCGGCTGGCTGCTCGGGCTGCCTGTAGCGGGCTGGATCGCGGTGGTCGTGTTCGTCGTCCTGCTGCTGCTGACCCGCAGGGGCGCGCTCGGCATGCTCATCGAGGCGGTCGGCATCAACCCCGACGCGGCCCGCATCGCTGGCGTGTGGTCGAGGCTCATCATCTGGATGGTCTACGTCCTGTCCGGCCTGTTCGCGGGCATGGCGGGCATCCTCAGCTCGGCGGACGTGATGGCCGCCGACGCCAACAACGCGGGCATGATGATCGAGATGGACGCCATCCTGGCGGTCGTCATCGGCGGCACCGCACTCTCGGGAGGCAAGTTCTCCCTGAGCGGCACGTTCGTCGGCGTCCTGGTGATCTCCACCCTGACGCTCACCGTCACGATGCTCGGCATCTCACCGCTCGTCACCCCGCTGTTCAAGGCCATCATCGTGCTGATCGTGATGCTGCTGCAGTCGCCGCGGGCCCGAACCACATTCGAGGCGTGGAGCAGACGCACCGCCTTCAGGAAGAAGGAGGCGGTGGCATGA
- a CDS encoding sugar ABC transporter ATP-binding protein gives MVAEDLARVVSDEPVISMTGISIEFPGVKALEEVDFRLYPGEVHALMGENGAGKSTLIKALTGIYGIDAGTIVVEGRAVSFSSPLQAQAAGISTVYQEVNLCENLSVAENVMLGQEVRRGPSIDWRATRREAQRHLSDMGLDIDANSSLGSHSLAVQQLVAICRAASFDCRILVLDEPTSSLDSGEVEQLFRVMRSLRDQGVAILFVSHFIDQVFEISDRVTVLRNGRLIAEHRTADLDQEHLISEMIGRSLAALGDLRVDARDDDAEPYVRAIGLGRAGSVEPFDLDVYSGEVVGLAGLLGSGRTELARLLAGIDTTTAGTTAVEGKAARLGNPRAALDRKIAYSSEDRKGEGVIGDLTVRENIILGLQASRGWLRKLPKGTVDAVVAKYIEALNIMPPNPNARISNLSGGNQQKVLLARWLAMQPKLLLLDEPTRGIDVGAKAEIQKTIAELARDGMAVVFISAELEEVLRLSNRIAVMRDRRKTGELDNDGNLEVSDIVSFIAQGGKAS, from the coding sequence ATGGTGGCGGAGGATCTCGCCCGGGTGGTGAGCGATGAGCCGGTGATCTCGATGACCGGCATCTCCATCGAGTTCCCGGGAGTCAAGGCGCTCGAGGAGGTCGACTTTCGACTCTATCCGGGCGAGGTCCACGCCCTCATGGGCGAGAACGGGGCGGGCAAGTCGACGCTGATCAAGGCGTTGACCGGCATCTACGGCATCGACGCGGGGACCATCGTCGTCGAGGGGAGGGCGGTCAGCTTCTCAAGCCCGCTGCAGGCGCAGGCCGCGGGCATCAGCACGGTGTACCAGGAGGTCAACCTGTGCGAGAACCTGAGCGTCGCGGAGAACGTGATGCTCGGGCAGGAGGTGCGGCGCGGCCCGTCTATCGACTGGCGCGCCACCCGCCGCGAGGCGCAGCGCCACCTGAGCGACATGGGCCTCGACATCGACGCCAACTCCTCGCTCGGCTCGCACTCCCTCGCGGTGCAGCAGTTGGTCGCGATCTGCAGGGCAGCGTCATTCGACTGTCGGATCCTGGTGCTCGATGAGCCGACCTCGTCGCTCGACTCGGGCGAGGTCGAACAGTTGTTCCGCGTGATGCGCAGCCTGCGCGACCAAGGCGTCGCGATCCTGTTCGTGTCGCACTTCATCGACCAGGTCTTCGAGATCTCCGACCGGGTCACCGTGCTGCGCAACGGCAGGTTGATCGCGGAGCATCGAACAGCCGACCTCGACCAGGAGCACCTCATCTCGGAGATGATCGGTCGTTCGCTGGCGGCGCTCGGCGACCTGCGCGTCGATGCCCGCGACGACGACGCCGAGCCATACGTGCGGGCCATCGGCCTCGGCAGGGCGGGCTCGGTCGAGCCGTTCGACCTGGACGTCTACTCCGGGGAGGTGGTCGGCCTCGCTGGGCTGCTCGGCTCCGGTCGCACCGAACTGGCTCGCCTGCTCGCCGGGATCGACACCACCACCGCGGGAACCACCGCGGTCGAGGGAAAGGCGGCGAGGCTCGGCAACCCCCGCGCGGCCCTCGACAGGAAGATCGCCTACTCCTCGGAGGACCGCAAGGGCGAGGGCGTCATCGGCGACCTGACGGTGCGCGAGAACATCATCCTCGGCCTGCAGGCCTCGCGCGGCTGGCTCAGGAAACTGCCGAAGGGCACCGTCGACGCGGTCGTCGCGAAGTACATCGAGGCGCTCAACATCATGCCCCCCAACCCGAACGCCCGGATCAGCAACCTCTCCGGCGGCAACCAGCAGAAGGTGTTGCTGGCCCGCTGGCTCGCGATGCAGCCTAAGCTGCTGCTGCTGGACGAGCCGACGCGAGGCATCGACGTCGGCGCGAAGGCAGAGATCCAGAAGACCATCGCCGAGCTTGCGCGAGACGGCATGGCGGTCGTCTTCATCTCGGCGGAGCTCGAAGAGGTGCTCCGCCTCAGCAACCGCATCGCCGTCATGCGTGACCGGCGCAAGACAGGCGAACTCGACAACGACGGCAACCTGGAAGTGAGCGACATCGTGTCCTTCATCGCACAAGGGGGGAAGGCCTCATGA
- the rpsO gene encoding 30S ribosomal protein S15, which translates to MDAETKKQIIEEYATAPGDTGSPDVQIALLTKRISHLTEHLKQHKGDHHSRRGLMLMVGQRRRLLNYVAKNDVEHYRELIARLGLRR; encoded by the coding sequence ATGGACGCTGAAACCAAGAAGCAGATCATCGAAGAGTACGCGACCGCGCCCGGCGACACCGGTTCGCCCGACGTGCAGATCGCGCTGCTTACCAAGCGGATCTCGCACCTGACCGAGCACCTCAAGCAGCACAAGGGCGATCACCACAGCCGTCGCGGCCTGATGCTGATGGTCGGCCAGCGCCGCCGTCTGCTCAACTACGTCGCGAAGAACGACGTGGAGCACTACCGCGAGCTGATCGCTCGCCTCGGCCTTCGTCGCTGA
- the yjfF gene encoding galactofuranose ABC transporter, permease protein YjfF gives MTTDQLVEAPTRRRRGLDVRYLPVLGTLTVVILMVVIGGALYPNFLTPRTMGNLFINNAHLIVLAVGMTFVIITGGIDLSVGAVLALSSIIVATLLQAGWNMWLVLPIAIAAGTLFGLMHGAIIYYFRVQPFIVTLAGMFLARGLCFLIAPLSIPIANKGFDRFVGWRIKFGDFRITTAVGIALIVVLVAFLVLHYTRFGRTVYAIGGSEPSAIMMGLPVTRTKILAYVISGTCAGLGGVLFAMSLKSGYALTGVGMELDAIAAVVIGGTLLTGGAGFVLGSLLGVLVLGLIQTIITFQGTLSSWWTKIVIGALLLIFVVLQRLLSRRRA, from the coding sequence ATGACCACCGATCAGTTGGTCGAAGCGCCGACGCGGCGTCGGCGCGGCCTGGACGTGAGATATCTCCCGGTGCTCGGCACCCTGACCGTCGTGATCCTGATGGTCGTGATCGGCGGAGCGCTGTACCCGAACTTCCTGACCCCCCGCACGATGGGCAACCTGTTCATCAACAACGCGCACCTGATCGTGCTCGCCGTCGGCATGACGTTCGTGATCATCACGGGCGGCATCGACCTGTCGGTGGGGGCGGTGCTCGCACTGTCGAGCATCATCGTCGCCACGCTGCTGCAGGCGGGCTGGAACATGTGGCTCGTGCTGCCCATCGCGATCGCGGCGGGCACGCTGTTCGGCCTGATGCACGGCGCGATCATCTACTACTTCCGGGTCCAACCGTTCATCGTCACGCTGGCGGGCATGTTCCTGGCCCGCGGGCTGTGCTTCCTGATCGCCCCGCTGTCGATCCCCATCGCCAACAAGGGGTTCGACCGGTTCGTCGGGTGGCGCATCAAGTTCGGTGACTTCCGGATCACCACAGCCGTCGGCATCGCCCTCATCGTCGTGCTCGTCGCCTTCCTGGTGCTGCACTACACCCGCTTCGGCCGCACCGTGTATGCGATCGGCGGGAGCGAGCCGTCGGCGATCATGATGGGCCTCCCCGTGACGCGCACCAAGATCCTGGCCTACGTGATCAGCGGCACCTGCGCGGGCCTGGGCGGCGTGCTGTTCGCCATGAGCCTCAAGTCCGGGTATGCGCTGACCGGGGTCGGCATGGAACTCGACGCCATCGCGGCCGTCGTGATCGGAGGCACCCTGCTGACCGGCGGCGCAGGCTTCGTGCTCGGCTCGCTGCTCGGCGTGCTTGTCCTCGGCCTGATCCAGACCATCATCACGTTCCAGGGAACGCTCAGTTCCTGGTGGACCAAGATCGTGATCGGCGCGCTGCTGCTGATCTTCGTGGTCCTGCAGCGACTGTTGTCGAGGCGGAGGGCGTAG
- the rbfA gene encoding 30S ribosome-binding factor RbfA, translating into MAGPRNAKLADQIQVILASTIQNRIKDPRLGFMTITEVRLTGDNREATAFYTVLGDEEARKGTAAALESAKGLLRSTVGQQLGLKFTPTLAFVLDATPDTARHIEDLLAQVQATDAASAAASAGKEFAGEADPYRKPRETEDEIQ; encoded by the coding sequence ATGGCAGGACCGCGTAACGCCAAGCTGGCAGATCAGATCCAGGTGATCCTGGCGTCCACGATCCAGAACCGGATCAAGGATCCAAGGCTTGGCTTCATGACGATCACGGAGGTGCGTCTCACGGGCGACAACCGCGAGGCGACAGCCTTCTACACCGTGCTCGGCGACGAGGAGGCCCGCAAGGGCACCGCGGCGGCGCTGGAGTCGGCCAAGGGCCTGCTCCGCTCCACCGTCGGTCAGCAGTTGGGGCTGAAGTTCACCCCGACGCTGGCCTTCGTCCTCGACGCCACCCCGGACACCGCCCGCCACATCGAGGACCTGCTCGCGCAGGTGCAGGCGACCGACGCTGCGTCGGCCGCCGCCTCGGCGGGCAAGGAGTTCGCGGGTGAGGCCGACCCGTACAGGAAGCCCCGGGAAACCGAGGACGAGATTCAGTGA
- the truB gene encoding tRNA pseudouridine(55) synthase TruB, translating into MSSASGVVIVDKPSAVTSHQVVGMLRRLLGTRKIGHAGTLDPMATGVLILGVNRATRLLGHLALHDKRYLATVRLGASSSTDDADGDLTLVGDASHLTLDEVDAALEVQRGDISQVPSSVSAIKVDGKRAYALARAGESVELKSRPVTISRLDVLEVRASDGFLDVDLDVECSSGTYVRAIARDLGAALGVGGHLTALRRTRIGGYSLDDAVSLGDEPPALMSMADAARLSFPVLDVTAEEATDIGFGRPIARPVPANPTGMIAPDGSLLALYQPTAEGSRPLAVLV; encoded by the coding sequence GTGAGTTCCGCCTCTGGGGTGGTGATCGTCGACAAGCCGTCGGCGGTCACCTCCCACCAGGTGGTGGGCATGCTCCGCCGCCTGCTCGGCACCCGCAAGATCGGCCACGCAGGCACCCTCGACCCGATGGCGACCGGCGTGCTGATCCTCGGCGTCAACCGCGCCACGCGGTTGCTGGGTCACCTCGCGCTGCACGACAAGCGCTATCTCGCGACCGTGCGGCTCGGTGCCTCGTCCAGCACGGACGATGCCGACGGCGACCTGACGCTTGTCGGGGACGCCTCGCACCTCACCCTCGACGAGGTCGACGCGGCGCTCGAGGTTCAACGCGGAGACATCTCCCAGGTGCCGAGTTCCGTCTCGGCCATCAAGGTCGACGGGAAGCGCGCCTACGCGCTGGCCCGGGCGGGGGAGAGCGTCGAACTGAAGTCGCGCCCCGTGACCATCAGCCGGCTCGACGTCCTCGAGGTGCGGGCCTCTGACGGCTTCCTCGACGTCGACCTCGACGTCGAGTGCTCTTCAGGAACCTACGTGCGCGCCATCGCGCGCGACCTCGGCGCGGCACTGGGCGTCGGCGGCCACCTGACGGCGCTCAGGCGCACCAGGATCGGCGGCTACAGCCTCGACGACGCCGTGTCGCTCGGCGACGAGCCCCCCGCGCTGATGTCGATGGCCGACGCGGCCCGGCTCAGCTTCCCCGTGCTGGACGTCACCGCGGAGGAGGCGACCGACATCGGCTTCGGGCGCCCCATCGCCCGCCCCGTTCCGGCAAACCCCACCGGCATGATCGCACCCGATGGCTCCCTGCTCGCGCTGTACCAGCCGACGGCGGAGGGCTCTCGCCCCCTTGCGGTGCTCGTGTGA
- a CDS encoding ABC transporter substrate-binding protein, translating to MTNLNRRTFLGGLAASAIVLPLAACGNDTDPGTAGSPAATGGGGGDKAGPIVLGFSQVGAESGWRAANTKSIQETLTAENGFDLKFSDAQQKQENQIQAIRSYISQGVDVIAFSPVVETGWDAVLQEAKEAKIPVILTDRAVDSQDDSLYVSFIGSDFVLEGDTAGKWAVEQYKGQGLKIVELQGTTGAAPAIDRKEGFEKAIAGSDLTIIDSQTGNFTRTEGKTVMEGFLQKHGDQIGMVFAHNDDMGLGAIEAIEAAGKKPGVDIKIITIDAVKDGMQALADGKINYIVECNPLLGPDLADIAKKVLAGESVQKRIVVKDEAFDQEQAKAALPDRKY from the coding sequence ATGACCAACCTCAACCGGCGCACCTTCCTCGGCGGACTCGCCGCGAGCGCCATCGTCCTGCCGCTGGCCGCCTGCGGCAACGACACGGACCCGGGAACCGCGGGCAGCCCGGCCGCCACCGGAGGCGGTGGCGGCGACAAGGCCGGCCCCATCGTGCTCGGCTTCTCCCAGGTCGGCGCCGAGTCGGGTTGGCGCGCGGCCAACACCAAGTCCATCCAGGAGACCCTCACCGCCGAGAACGGCTTCGACTTGAAGTTCTCCGACGCCCAGCAGAAGCAGGAGAACCAGATCCAGGCGATCCGCTCCTACATCTCGCAGGGCGTCGATGTGATCGCCTTCTCGCCCGTCGTCGAGACCGGCTGGGACGCAGTGCTTCAGGAGGCGAAGGAGGCCAAGATCCCCGTCATCCTGACCGACCGCGCGGTCGACTCGCAGGACGACAGCCTGTACGTCTCCTTCATCGGCTCGGACTTCGTCCTCGAGGGTGACACCGCAGGCAAGTGGGCGGTCGAGCAGTACAAGGGCCAGGGCCTCAAGATCGTCGAACTGCAGGGCACCACCGGAGCGGCTCCCGCGATCGACCGCAAGGAGGGCTTCGAGAAGGCGATCGCGGGCAGCGACCTGACGATCATCGACTCGCAGACGGGCAACTTCACCCGCACCGAGGGCAAGACCGTGATGGAGGGCTTCCTGCAGAAGCACGGCGACCAGATCGGCATGGTGTTCGCGCACAACGACGACATGGGGCTCGGCGCCATCGAGGCCATCGAGGCGGCGGGCAAGAAGCCAGGCGTCGACATCAAGATCATCACGATCGACGCAGTCAAGGACGGCATGCAGGCGCTCGCCGACGGCAAGATCAACTACATCGTCGAGTGCAACCCGCTGCTCGGCCCCGATCTGGCCGACATCGCCAAGAAGGTTCTCGCGGGCGAGAGCGTCCAGAAGCGCATCGTCGTCAAGGACGAGGCCTTCGACCAGGAGCAGGCAAAGGCCGCCCTCCCGGACCGCAAGTACTGA
- a CDS encoding GNAT family N-acetyltransferase: MAISVRRATADDLEKLRAQQARPELNLVDKHFQAQEAGSLIFAVAFDGEDPVGTALLDLESPEYTPELRNMYVYPSARRGGAGRALSSFIEDEAKAAGYTAVYLAVDPNNEKAVPLYVSLEYHPTGEHLFVEDPEITQVEDDVQASKHYAVYKKSLTVR, from the coding sequence ATGGCCATCAGCGTGCGACGAGCGACCGCCGACGACCTTGAGAAGCTGCGGGCCCAACAGGCCCGCCCGGAGTTGAATCTCGTCGACAAGCACTTCCAGGCCCAGGAGGCCGGATCGCTCATCTTCGCGGTGGCCTTCGACGGCGAGGATCCCGTGGGAACGGCACTCCTCGATCTGGAGAGCCCGGAGTACACCCCCGAACTGCGCAACATGTACGTCTACCCGTCGGCCCGCCGCGGCGGCGCGGGCCGTGCGCTCAGCAGTTTCATCGAGGACGAGGCGAAGGCCGCCGGCTACACCGCCGTCTACCTCGCGGTCGACCCGAACAACGAGAAGGCCGTCCCGCTGTACGTCTCGCTCGAGTACCACCCCACCGGCGAGCACCTGTTCGTCGAGGATCCCGAGATCACGCAGGTCGAGGACGACGTGCAGGCCAGCAAGCACTACGCCGTCTACAAGAAGTCGTTGACCGTCCGCTGA
- a CDS encoding bifunctional riboflavin kinase/FAD synthetase — protein MSVPDLSAVENPVTSTIVVIGNFDGVHRGHRSVLQEACRGVDLPLVVVTFWPHPVSVLRPELAPKLLTDLRSRIELLKQAGAHEVRVIQFNRDVAALSPGEFVERFLMPLHPARIVVGQNFRFGHRAAGDVRTLAELGEGRFEVCAMPLQAIDDEVTCSTGIRELLEQGDVAEAARHLGRPFEYRGVVVVGDQRGRELGFPTANLSVPGDLAVPADGVYAGWVTRLDEPGAEPMAAAISVGTNPTFDGADHRVESYVIDRTDLELYGVEIAVDFVDRLRGQVKFDGVEALIEQMSADVAAAKLRLGVA, from the coding sequence GTGAGCGTGCCAGATTTGTCTGCTGTGGAGAACCCAGTGACCAGCACCATCGTCGTGATCGGCAACTTCGACGGCGTGCACCGCGGGCACCGCTCGGTGCTCCAGGAGGCATGCCGAGGGGTCGACCTGCCGCTCGTGGTGGTCACCTTCTGGCCACACCCCGTCAGCGTGCTCCGCCCCGAGTTGGCGCCGAAACTGCTGACCGATCTGCGCAGCCGCATCGAACTTCTCAAGCAGGCTGGCGCGCACGAGGTCCGCGTCATCCAGTTCAACCGCGACGTCGCGGCGCTCAGCCCTGGCGAGTTCGTCGAACGGTTCCTGATGCCGCTGCACCCGGCCAGGATCGTGGTCGGGCAGAACTTCCGCTTCGGGCACCGGGCCGCGGGCGACGTCCGCACTCTCGCTGAGCTCGGCGAGGGGCGCTTCGAGGTGTGCGCCATGCCGCTGCAGGCCATCGACGACGAGGTGACCTGTTCGACCGGCATCCGCGAACTCCTGGAGCAGGGCGACGTCGCGGAGGCGGCACGGCACCTCGGTCGCCCGTTCGAGTACCGCGGCGTGGTTGTGGTGGGGGACCAGCGCGGCAGGGAACTCGGCTTCCCGACCGCCAATCTGAGCGTCCCCGGCGACCTCGCCGTGCCCGCGGACGGCGTCTACGCCGGATGGGTCACCAGGCTCGACGAGCCGGGCGCGGAGCCGATGGCCGCTGCGATCTCGGTGGGCACCAACCCGACGTTCGACGGCGCCGACCACCGCGTCGAGAGCTATGTGATCGACCGCACCGACCTGGAGTTGTACGGCGTGGAGATCGCCGTCGACTTCGTGGACCGGCTGCGTGGCCAGGTCAAGTTCGACGGCGTGGAGGCCCTGATCGAGCAGATGAGCGCCGACGTCGCGGCCGCGAAGCTCCGCCTGGGCGTCGCGTGA